The Salvelinus alpinus chromosome 14, SLU_Salpinus.1, whole genome shotgun sequence genomic sequence GAAACATAGTTTCAGTTGACTGGACATCTGGAGTTTTTTTAAAGTAGTGTATTCATTTTGTGTGCCCAGCCCCAGCAGATGCAGCAGCTGAACCTAAGCCTGCATGACTAGCCAGCCCCCTCTCTCTTATCCAAACACACACAAGGTGCCTGAGGCCAGCCTATGTTTGTACTCGTACAGGTAGTAGGAGGCTTGGGGGAAGTTACACTTCATCTCCATCTTGCCCGGCACCACATGGACGGCCACCGCTGAgcccagcccctcctgcagcttCTTCAGCATGCGAGAGGCCAGGTAGCGTCGGGCCTTCCCTGGGTCCTCCTCGATGGCGGCGTACACCTCTGGAGGTGGGTTGGGGATCTTCCACTCCAGGTCCACGATCAGCTGGTGGATGTGGCTCTTGTTCAGTGATGTGGGCGTGTCACGGTAGCAGGCCACCACATGAGGGCATGGTGCCTCAGATGACACGGACAAGAAGTGGTTGGGCTGTAGTGTGTTCCCCTGGCCctcccccccatcctcctccaaGGGCCCCATGGCAGGGTGCACCATGACGGCCCAGCGCAGCCAGTCGTAGTTCTTCTCCAGTGTCTTTAGGATGCCGGCTGCCGCCTCCTCGGGGGCTGAACGGCTTTGCATGGCCTCCTGCAGCTGCTGACGCACGTCCTCCTCCGCCTGCTGTAGGAAGTAGCCCGAACAGCGACCCCCAGTGGTCTTCATCTTCCTGTAGAGGGCACCCATGCGCTCAGACCAGGTCTTCATCAGCAGGGCCTGATCTCGGCCCGTAAGGAAGGCCTGGGTGAAGAGGCACAGCAGACCCGTGCCTAGAACAAAATTCACCTgcaagaggaaggaagagaggctGATATAACAAAACCCAAGTTCTATGCTATGACTATGTGACTCATGTTCAGGAGATTAAATAATAGTAGTGTTGCTCCCCTTAGATAACTGGTGGTCTACTTTGCTGAACAGACTGCATCTTGAAGAATCAGCATTTGGAGAGGCATAGCAAAGAGTTAtacacagtgagctccaaaagtattgggacagagaCACATTTGTGTTGCTCTCTACtctagcactttggatttgacatCATACACtgactgaggttaaagtgcagactgacagctttaatttgagggtatttttatctatatcgggtgaaccgtttagaaattacagcactttttgtacatagtcaccccattttaggggaccgaagatattgggacaaattcacttgtgtattaaCTTTTCACTACTTTAAGTGTTTGATCCCATATTCAGAGACCGCAATGACCacttcaagcttgtgactctCAATTTGTTGGACGCATTTgcagtttgatttgattgtgtttcagattattttgtgcccaatagaaattaacggtaaataatgttttgtgtcacttttattgtaaagaaGATTacaatgtttctaaacacttgtacattaatgtggatgctaccatgattacagataattcTGAATGAATTTGTGACTACtgttgagtgagaaagttagacgcacacaTCATCATGTCCCAAGACCTTTCACCATTACAATAAAAGGGGAGGTTACACTGGGGGGCAGGGGGATATGATATTTTtgtgtctaactttctcactcatcaataTTCACGATAATGTATATGATTGAAAAAATCTGCTTCAGCAGCAGGGGCTGGGACAATCCTTCAAGATCACACAGTGCCCAAAATAGCTTGTATTTAATCAGTCTCATACATCATACATTCTGCTGCAATGTTTGTGACTGATAAGTTATCCAAGGTTAACATAACAGATGTGTTTGTATTTCTCGCAAGGTGAAATAAGGTTGTCTCTCCACATACATTTTCTGCTCACTAGCAGAGGAATACATTTTTCAGTGTGACGTACCAAGTGTTGGAAAAGATAGGGGTGAACTTTGTATATGCAACTGCATTACAATTATCACTATCTATTTTGAATAAACACACAACCAATAACTTTGACTAATTTAGTGTAAAATGTTTAGGGGTAAAATCATTTGGCTGAGTGCCAGATCTGGAAGtaggctacactcttagaaaaaaaggtgccatctagaacctaaaagggttctttggctgtccccataggataaccctttaaataaccctttttggttccaggtagaactcttcaGTTCCACGttgaaccctttacacagagggttccacatggaacccaaaatagtcctacctggaaccaaaaaagcgTTCTACcctgaaccaaaaagggttatcctatggggacagccgaagaacccttttggaacccttttttctaagagtgtagaaaaGCATTAGCTTCATGTCTATATACAAACTTTTTTAGTCTGACAGTCAGATAAGGCATGGTGCCCAGGCAAGCAATTTTGTTCTTTGAACTTCATGGGTAATTTTGGTAAACCAAAGAATGTGATTTGTTAGAGAAATTTAGAATGTAACATGATGACCTCTGTTGCCTGTTGGGCATTGTGTGTTGATGGCTGACCACTCCCTGACCCCCACTGACCTTGACACAGAACTCCCTCATCTCCCAGCGTTTGGGCTTGCGGCTCTGGACCAGCTCTTCCAGCAGGGTCGGCTGGTCTGTCAGGATCGACACCCCCATCAGCCGGCTGTGGAGTGCCGTCAGCTGCCTCTCCAGCCGGTGCTCCTGAACATACTGGAGAAACACCTCTGTCTCCCGTTTGGTGAACTCAGACTGGGCCCTGACGACCGCGCCCAGCTGGTAATAGACCACGGCCAGATCATCCTCCAGCCGATGGACCTCCTGGTCGGTCAGCAGGCCCGGCCCTGCAGCAGCCAGCTCCTGGTCTATGTAGTCCAGGTTCTTCCTGGCCAGGTCTGTCTCTTCAGCTGAGGCACTGCCACCCAGGTAGGTACAGATGCCCTCCACCAGGGTCCTCATGGTCTGCATGTAGCCCACCGGCTCCAGCACCTTGCCAAACATTGCCATCGCTACAACTAAATGGTTTTATTTACTAAATATCTGTTAAGTGTGAAATAGCCGGCTGATTCTGGTGCTGAGGAATCAAGAGAAATAGATCTCATTATAGGCCAATACGCCAGTGTAGTCAATACAGAAAGCCAATATCTACCAACCATAATCTTCTGTAAATACTTATGCTATTCAGATTAACATGTAAACTTGCGTATACCATTACTCACCAGTCAGAATGTTTCTTCGTCAGGTCTGTGGTGACCTTCACTGTTTCCTCAGTATTTATACACTCTCCAGCATAATCAGCGATCTGATAAGGTTCCTCCACCTCCTAGCTCTATTAATCGTCCTCATGCTAAAGAGGGTTATAAGTAAAGGAAGTGAGTTTATTGCAAATGAATAGATGGATAGACATTTTTTCATGAATGTTACAAATGTTCATATTGAAGTGTGTTATGAACTCTTGCCTTTAAAGTTTTTCTTCATGATGATATTGTCAGTCCACCACAGAATTCTTAAAAAATTATCTTGCTAATTTCtaatttttcactgtctttttactgttgtttttatttctttacttattgttcacctaatacaattttgcactgttggttagagcctgtaactaagcatttcactgtaatgtctacacctgttgtattcggcgcacgtgacaaataaactttgatttgatttgattctgtaACTAAATGTATTTAATCGTGAAGCCGGTAGGTGGCAGTTTTGCATTTAGCTCGAGATGCATTCTCTTCTTCGGTGGTGAAAGTCCTGAATAGTAAATACTTAAACTAGTTCCGGAAGTGGCGCCAAATTCCCGTGCCAACTTGTATGAATGTAAACAGCCAGCGAAAGTTGTTTAAATTGCAGTTCAAGATAACCATACTACATTTAGAAACACATCTGCTAACAAATTGACTCGTAGGCAATTTTTTCGCTGCGAAACCTAGCCGTGAAGATAGAAACTGCCGGTCTTTAGCAGGCACACCAGAACTACGACGAAGAATGTATGAAACAGACTTCCACCAAAAATACAGTAGCTATATAATGACGAGATTGGTCTCCGATAAGCAGGCGGTCTGCCAAAAGACCTTTGAAACTAGATGTAAGTTAATTTATATGAATGTTCCACTGGTTAGAGGTGAGGCCAAATGTAGGATCAGAACCATTTTGATAGGTGTATGGCAGAAGAAGAGTCAGTCCACCTCTACCGTATTGTCACTTTGTTG encodes the following:
- the LOC139538781 gene encoding uncharacterized protein gives rise to the protein MAMFGKVLEPVGYMQTMRTLVEGICTYLGGSASAEETDLARKNLDYIDQELAAAGPGLLTDQEVHRLEDDLAVVYYQLGAVVRAQSEFTKRETEVFLQYVQEHRLERQLTALHSRLMGVSILTDQPTLLEELVQSRKPKRWEMREFCVKVNFVLGTGLLCLFTQAFLTGRDQALLMKTWSERMGALYRKMKTTGGRCSGYFLQQAEEDVRQQLQEAMQSRSAPEEAAAGILKTLEKNYDWLRWAVMVHPAMGPLEEDGGEGQGNTLQPNHFLSVSSEAPCPHVVACYRDTPTSLNKSHIHQLIVDLEWKIPNPPPEVYAAIEEDPGKARRYLASRMLKKLQEGLGSAVAVHVVPGKMEMKCNFPQASYYLYEYKHRLASGTLCVFG